A stretch of DNA from Eschrichtius robustus isolate mEscRob2 chromosome 12, mEscRob2.pri, whole genome shotgun sequence:
CTGAGGCCTTCAAATACTTTTGACCCAATCAGGAGAGAGAGACAACTTGTAGAATTAAACTGCTTTTTTCTAACTTTCATTGtccctgttcttttttcttcttggaatgaCCCCAAAGCTCTCTCAGTCCAAGTAAAGTGCAAAAGCATTAAGTTGATTTAAACACTGAATCACAGGTAAGCCTAACTTTGGCTGTGAGCAGTTTTgaattctgagcttcagtttgctCACCAGCCTAGTGAAAGGCAGTTAGACCTTCAGCCTCAGGGACTCCTGAGCCCCAAGGACCACAGCCCTCAGGCACATGTCTTCTCTCCTCAGGCTTGGGCTCTGCCCCTCACGTGTACATGATGGGGCCTGAGGATCGCGGGATCCGAGTTCTGTGCTCCTCAGGTGGCTGGTTCCCAAAACCCAGGGTGCAGTGGAGAGACATGGTGGGAGTGAAGCTACCATCTGTCTCTGAGTCTCAGACCCAAGATGGAGATGGGCTGTTCCATGTGGAGGCATCGCTTGTGGTCACGGACAGCTCTCTGGACAATGTGACCTGCTCCATCCAGAACCCCTTCTCTGGCCAGGAGAAAGTGTCAGCCATCTTCCTCCCAGGTCAGTAAGGTACAAACTCCAAGGCAGAGTTGGGTGCGTTAAGGGCAAGGAGGAGTGAGTGAAGGAAGGCTGAAGGGAGCCTTGGAGAGAGGGCAGGGCTTCCTCCAGGTCAGTCTCTCACTGTGTCTCCACATGCCTGTGTCAGAGCCCTTCTTCCCCAGGACGTCTCCGTGGAAGACAGCCCTGGCTGGGACACTGCCTTTGCTGGTGCTTCTCCTCGTCGGGATCAGCTACACTGGCTGGAGAGAACATAAAGCCAAAGAGAGAGAAGTAAAGAAAAAGCAGGAAGAATCACATGAAACAGagaagatgaagagagaaaaggaagtggCACTTAGAGTCAAAAGTAAATCAGGGCAGCAGGTCAAATCAGAGGTTCATGGAAAAGCTGCAGATACAGGTTGTGTAGGGTGGATGGGGAAATAAAAGATTGCTGAAGAACCCCAAGGGAAACGCAGGGTACCAAGAATTCCACAGAGCTGGGAGTCCTATGGAAAGGAGAAAATCATTTGGGAAGTTAGGAGGTCTGTGGGAAGTGGTCACGAAGCCTCCAAATTGCAGCTCAACCCACACCATACCTTTTCACACCACTGTGCCTCAACCTGTTTCTCTTTGTGGAAATGTCTTCCCttatcttctcttcctttttgtccTTCAAGAATAGGCTTTAGAAACACCTAAGAAATCTTAAACTCCTATGAAGCATGGGCTCTCCTTCCTGTGTGACCCCATGATACTTCCCACGTAACTTTTCTTAGCGCCTGTCCTTTTACATTTGACTAATATGTTTGCTAATCTTCCTCACCTACTTAACTATGGGACCCTTAAGAGAAGGTCAAATTGAAATCATTTAGCTAGTCACCGAACTTAGGAGCAGCTAAAACCCAATTTGATGGATTTTATATCTCCTCCTCTTCCAGTGAACCTCAAGGCAGAGCTTGGTGAGTCTTGCTTCTTCTCATGCCCTGTGTAGAAGTTGTTCCCCTTTTCACACCTGTTCTGGGTCTCTCATTGAATGTTGTTTCTTTCAGAAAGGCGAAAGGCATTATACAATGAAGGTAAGAGACTCTGTCATGTCAATTGATGTCCTGATGACCAACAAGTTCTCAGCTCCCTATCCTTAGAGGAAAAGACTAAAGGATTGAATGATGATTAGTGGAAGAGAAAtaaggggaaggaagaaaaattcaaGGCCCCAGATTAATGTCTCATCTTGTCTTACCTCTATTCATTCTGTTTTAGATTGGAAGAAGGCCTTGCTATATCCTGGTACGTAACTCTATGGACCTAGTCTTGCCAAGTGCCTCTGGTATTCTGAGCATAATAAGCAGagtcataaacacacacacacacacacacacacacacacacacttgaacGTTGTGAAAATTTATTTGGTATCACTCTGTAGTATTTTGTATTTGGAGGCTCAAATAATCAGTTGTCTTCCAGAGCTAATGATGAAGGAGAAGTAACTGCTGCCCGGTCAGTTCCACCACAAGGCTAGGGTAGGACTCAGCAAGAATTGTTAGCTCATCCACTATGAAGAAGGAAGGGACAGAACACAGAGTGATTTTGATGAATAAAGAGTGATTTGGGAACaataaagaatatattatatCAGCATTTCTATTCTAcaaataaagtttaaaagagcagaaaatgtattatattttatatttggaaaaatatatattaactatgatttcacttattttacctatttgaaataaaaaaagtaaaattcaataTATAGGGAGAAGGTTTATGTGTGAAAAAGttgaaaaacaacttttaaaaatatttgaatatcatTTGCAAAAATATGTTTATCTGGTGGTGGGGGAATTGGCTATATTTATACTTTCTAAAATTTGTCCATGTATTCTGTGAGTTtataacttgtgtgtgtgtgtgtgtgtgtgtgtgtgtgtaatatagaGTTGGACCTCAAAAGCACACCAGGTCATTTCTTGAATATGTATCTGTGCAATTTTTATATGCCAGACCTTGTGCTAGATGTTGGTGGTACAAACTATTATAGTCTGACCCTGTGAAACTTAAAGTCCATTGGGAGAAGTAAGCCAGGAACCAGGCAACTACACACAGCCTGATAAGTGCTTTGATAAGAGGAGGTCCTCCCAAGGATTAAGGTTGATTAAGCAGTTTCTGTTGAGTTTTCTTTCATGAGATACTGAAAAATGTTCCCGTGTTTCTAAAGGAGTGAGCAAAGTACTAAGAATGACTTTTGACTTTCAGTTCCAACTCTACCAATTACAGCTGAGAAGTCAggttatcttctctttttttgagcTCAGTGTCCTTATCTCTAAGACAAAAAGACTGGAATACGTGATCTCAGATGTCCTCCTTGACTCATATATTCATAGATTCTATGCATCTGAGTGCTACATTTCTGACAGGAGGGCAGTTTAGTGAGAGACCACAGTGCTGCTTCAATCAAGAATTATGGATATGTCCTTATCTGCCTATTGTCCCAAGACTTTATGAGAATACCcaatgtttaaataaaatcacAAGTCCTGTCATAAGAGAAGTGGCCACAGGCAGAAGCAGATGCAATTCTATTTCTCATGAGGAATCTGTCTCTGGAGAAAAATATAAGTAATCTGATTACAATCTGGGTCAAAGTAATAAGGGCCCATTTAAATGCCTTAGTCATAAGCTTAAACTCTACTCTGAGGAGATCACAGGCtagaaaaactataaataaaatggaatagaataaaataaaataaaatttaatttaatttaaaaatacactttataGCTCTCATTGTCAGTGAGGAGGTCCATAAAGGTCTTGAGAGCATAGTAGAGGGGCATGTAGAGCATTAGACCCTGCTCCAGGGGTCTCCAAACCTGGCTGAGACTGGAGAATACACCCCAGCTTCGGGCTGAAATATGTGATAGTTTCTAGTTTGAGACAGAGCGCAGAAAGCATACTATTTGTCCTGTAGTTTCTGGATACTACCAGAGTTTGAGGGGTTTAGAGGAGGAAGAGAATGTTGACAGGAGAAGGTGATGAGTCAGGGAAGGAAGCATCTTGCCTCCTTTTCATTCCCTGGGTATGCTTCCGTCCCAGTTTCAACTTGTATTGCTCTTTTTCAGACTGGAGGAAAGAACATTTCCAACCTGGTAAGTTgttctttatttatcttttgggCTCCCTTCCAACCTGCCCTCTGAGACCCCGCTTTTCTTTCCAAACATCATCTCCTCGCTGAAAAGACAGAGGCACTATTGTTCTGGTAAAGAGAGGCAAGAACATGAAAATCATTAAATATTAGCCTGAACTGAAAATTGCTGCTAGGCTTAGCTACTCTGGTCGTGATTCCACTTTCAAATATTGGCACAGCTTCCTCGTCTATGGGGTCCACTTGGTTCTAAAACAGAAATTAAGATAGCCCCTCAGCTGAGGAGACCCCAAACTAAGTAAGAAGTGCTCAAAATAGCAACTCAGCTGTTCTTTGTAGAGAGGTCAGCTCACTTGGAGCCTGTTACTAATTGAGGAACATAGGTCTAATTTGCAGAGAACATGGAAAGaacaccattctccaataaacACTTCAAGTCCCCTGCTCACTCTGGCACTCTGCCAAGACACTGACCTATATAACTGCATAGATAGGATAAGATAAGTAGCCTAGAACTCAAGATGGGAGCACATCAGCTGCCTCCCAGCAccacctcccccaacacacacgttCAGAGGAGATGCATTCTATCCGTACTCCTTACCCATTTGCTCTGTTTTGTTAAGGTTTCCCCTGTAACAAAACAGTTACAGGGAAAACAGTTTTCTGAAATATACAATGTtggccttttcctttcctttttttttcttccagctctTGTGACTCTAAACCATGAAAGCTTTCATCAGAACAATTCTGacccagagagagaagaggacgTCAGAGAGGAAACACGGGTATTATTATGTAATAAGCAAGGAGACTGCAACCTTATCAAACTTGATCAGAAAGAATTCACTTCAGGGAGACATTACTGGGAGGTGGACATTGAGGACACTGATGAATGGACTCTAGGCATTTATGAGAAGCCCACGGAGAGCAGTGGGTTACTCAGCCATCTACCACAGAGGAAGTTCAGCGTCTTAGAGAAGAAGGGACGTGAATACAGGGCTCTCACCTGTTCTCCCCAAAACATTTTCCTGGAAGAGCCTCTCCTGATAGAAAAGTGTCCACGAAAGATTGTGATTTTCTTGGATTATGAGGATAGTGACATTTCTTTCTATAACATGACTGATGGAACCCACATCTTCTCTTTCACTCAGGCCAAATTCTCTGGGTCACTCTATCCTTACTTCAAACTTAAGTCCGTGGAGCTCTCCCCATCTGTACAATATTAAGTGACTTAGAAGAAGAACCTATAAACCATGGAGATAGTAACCCATTCTCTGTAAACCCTAGGACCACTGATTACGAGGCCTCTTGGCTTAAGGCTCCATGAATCTGCATGACCAAAGTTTCTAACCACAtcaagcagtgtttctcaaacaatCTGCAGAGaagaatctttttctttcttttggttattgttgtaaatgtttcttgcattatatattatatatcacagACATACTTTTCTGAATAAATTACTGGAAATAATGAAGTGAGTTAAAAACAGACATACAAGTGGTAATATCATTATTAGATAAAATATAACTAATATTTTCTGTCAATTTGCTCTAAAGTTTTGTAAtactatatttctgtatttgtttcaTAAAGAACTAGTAAGAAACGCTTTATAAATATGCACTGGTCTGAGGATCACACTTTAGTAGCACTGCTCAAGGAATAAAAATTAGATACACTTCCTCACATTTCTCAACAGCAACactgaataaaaatgacaaaagagttctattttcaaatgttgaaggaGAAAAGTTAAACTGCAATTTGATAACAAGCTAAACTATATCTTAAATGCAAGGAtaatttgagagagaaaaaaataaatatcaatcaCAATCCAATTCTAACAAATGTGATGATGTGAACATGTTGGAGGTCtgggaaaactagaaacaactgaGAGCACGTTGAGGTATTTATCCTATTGAATGATGAGAGAGAAATGTTATTGCTTTGCTTAAGATGTTAATAAGGAGAATGACTACTTTGTATTCTGGGGAATTCTAAGTATGTCCACCAGCAAAGGTAAGGAAAGGCCCTTCTTCTCCCTCCAATCAAAACTATCTATTAGGTTAAAATGAAATGATTAGAGGAAACAGTAACTAATACTTAAACAAGGGTGAGAAGAGAGTGTGATCCTACCACCCAGACTAGAAAACCTTGTAAATGCAGTGGACACTGTATAGGGTACCCACAAAAGTCTTTCCCTAGTAACGGGGAATAATTAGCACTAGACTAAATATTGATCCAATATTGATGAACAAATTTAAAAGCAAGATTCAAATGGACCAAATCGTTTACAAGTATCGTAAATTCATTCCAGAGCAAAGCTCAACAGGATAAAAAATTCACACTGACattcaatcaaaaattaccaggcaaggaaagaagcaagaaaatacaacatataatgaacagaaaatcaataagttaAAATTGACATGGAACTGGTACAGGTATTCAAATTTATAGACATGGATGTTAAAACAGACATTATAACGATATTCcaaatagtttaaaatatgttcaaacaATTCACTAGAGAtatacatttaaaagaaagacCCAAATTAAACTTCTAGACATGAAAAGTACAATGTGTGAGATGAAAATTTCACTGGATATGATTAACGGTAGATTAGTCATTGCAGAAATAAATggttagtgaacttgaagacagaaatTCAAACTATCTAAaatgaaatgtacagaaaaaataatttaaaaaatgaagagtatCAGTGATTTGATGGAAAACTTTAAAGGTCCTAAAACAAAAGTAATTAGAGACCTTGAAGAGAGAGGTGTGTGGACAGAAAAAAGATTTGAGAAAATGAGAgtctaaaatatattctaaatttaATCATTATAAACTCAAGATCCAAATATCACtcttaggggaattccctggtggtccagtggttaggactccgtgctctcactgcaggGTGCCCGGGTTCGACTCCTGGTTGGgggaataagatcccacaagccacacagcaaaaaaaaaaaaaaaaaaagaaatcactcttagtctgttcagactgctataacaaaaaacaCCATAGACTCAGTGGCTTGTAAACCgtgtaaatttatttctcacagttctagaggctaggaaGCCATCCCATTAAGGTGAACAAGAATTAAAGTTTTACAATCTCACAACCACACGTTGAAAcattgttacattttaaaatatatggaaaatatcTATGGTCATCAACTGAGACCTCATAAAAACTGCAGAGTCTAGAtaatgtatttattaaatataagaaTTCTTTAAATTCCTTAAGTTGAAGTTGAACATGCATCTTGTTaagctgaatatattcagaagtaTCCTTTTACAGTGACAGATATTACCTGTGCCTTATGCACCTGGAAGGACTACAGAGCAGCTCCTGGCACATGAAAAAACTTCCTGAAGTCTACATCATTTATAGACTCAAAAGCCTCTTATACAGAAAATACATAcagtacacacacagacacccccaCTCACACACACTATTAGAGGCAATAaagaaattcagcaaagttgcaaagtttaagatcaacacacaaaattcagttgcatttctatgcactagcaatgaacaatccaaagataaaattaagaaaaagttttatttatagcagcatcaaaataataaaatacttaggaataaatataaTCAAGGAAGTGCAAGATTACaaattgaaaattacaaaatattgttggaagaaattaacaaagacatagataaatggaaagatattctgtgtacatggattggaaaaaatatttttaagatgacaATACTATCCAAagtgacctacagattcaatgcaatctttgTCAAAATGCCAAAcacattttttgaagaaatagacaatctgattGTAAAGTTCAGATGAAAATTCAAGGGACCCAGAAAAGCCAAAACCATCTCAAGATGGTTTgatgaagaataaagttggaaaacTCACATctctcaatttcaaaacttactacaaaactgCAGTGATCAATACAGTGTGGTTCTGGCATAAGGATAAACATATAAGTCAATGGAATTTATTGAGAATCCAGAATAAGCTCACacttttatggtcaattgatttttgacaagcatCAAAAAAATCACTTCATCCATTTGATAGGAAAAGAATacccttttcaataaatggtgaagaaacaataaacatccacaggcaaaagaatgaagttgcccTCTATCTCACATCATATATAGAACatcagctcaaaatggattaaagatctaaatgtaagcaTATGTATAAATCTTGACTTAGACACTGGCTTCTTAGATATTATACCAAGAGCACAACCaaacagaggaaaaataaataaatttgactttATTAAAAGCTTTGTGTCTGAAAAGACACTatcaggggtttccctggtggcacagtagttaagaatccacctgccaacaccggggacacgggttcaagccctggtccaagaagatcccacatgctgaggagcaattaagcctgtgcgccacaactactgagcccacgtgctacaactactgaagcccatgcgcctagatcccgtgctctgcaacaagataagccaccacaatgagaagcctgcacaccacaacgaagagtagcccccgctggctgcagctagagaaagcctgtgtgcagcaacgaagacccagcacagacaaaaataaataaaataaataaatttttgaaaaagacaCTATCAAAAAAGTGAAGAGGCAATtcatagaaagggaaaaaatatttacaaattatttatCAGAGTTTAGTatgaagaatatataaagattCTTAATgctaaacaataaaaagaaaagcaattcagttttttaaatgaacaaatgatttgaatagacattcatCTGAAGAAGATGTGCAAATGatcaataagcacgtgaaaaaatGTACAACACAATTAGTCATTTGGGAAATGTAAACcacaatgtaatatcacacatACCCTCTAGAATGTCTATCCTATGCCCTCcctacacccccccccccaaaaatgaaaataacaagtattggaaaGGATGCGGAGAAATTAGAAATCTCATACAgctatgcaaatcaaaactacaatgatgtatcacctcacattggtcagattggccatcatcaaaaattctacaaacaaattctggagagggtgtgaggaaaagggagcccttctgcactgttggtgggaatgtaaactggtacagccactatggagaacagcatggaggttccttaaaaaactaaaatagagctactgtatgatcctcctgggcatgtatctggaaaaagccataatttgaaaagatacatgcaccccaatgttaactgcagcactatttacaatagccaggatatggaagcaacctaaatgtccatcaacagaggaatggataaagaagatatggtacatatatacaatggaatattactcagccataaaaaaggaatgaaataatgccatttgcagcaacatggatggacctagagattgtcatactgagtgaagttaagtcagacaaagacaaatatcatatgatatcgcttatatgtggaatctaaaaaaagggtaaaaatgaacttatctacaaaacagaaatagagttacagatatagaaaataaacttacggttAACAGGGggtaaggaggggagggataaattgggagattgggattgacatatacacacttttatatataaaatagataactaataaggacctactgtatagcacagggaactctactcagtactctgtaatggtttatataggaaaagaatctaaaaaagagtggatatatgtatacatataacagattcacttcactgtacacctgaaactaacacaacattataagtcaactataccccaatagaatttttttaaaaattttatacattGCCTGTTGCATGTAAAATGGCAcaatcactgtggaaaacagtttggaagtttctcaaaaagttatacATAGAACTACCATCACTCTGTAATTCCACTCCAagttatatacccaagagaaattaaagtaTACATTCACAAAAAAtgtgtacaaaaatgttcatagcagcatttttctcaatggccaaaaaagtggaaagaacCCACATGTCTATCAATGCatacacaaaatgtggtacaGCCACACATGGCACATTTTTCCACCATAAAATTAATGTGGACCCATGTAAGGATTAGAAATATACAAAGCAGAGTCTAGGTTTACATTGACAggcagaatttgagaaggatagaggTTAGTCCTAAATTTGGACTGCAGAAGTATAATCCTGGAGCAAGGACTGGAATCAACAGATAAAGTTtggggaaaaaggaaaggaacccAGAATCACTGCCTACTCTGTAACAACCCTGGCTTAAGTTTTATTGGTTCTCATAGATTGTCAAGTGAACataaaatttcttccttttccagcACTAGACAGTCTCATTGGGCTTTATCTgcatgaagggggaaaaaaaaagccacttaTCAACTGAACTTGGTGTGTATATGTGATAATTTGTGTGTGCATTCAAGTGAGCAAATGGATACCAGCaactaaaatattgttttatcaCCCTACAAGGACAAAACTCCAGAGTCTCCTTCCCTGCTTCTGAGATACTCCATACTCTACCTGGCTACAGAGCTCAGGAGCAAGAAACGTGGTTCACGTCACTGAAGCTCTCTGCCCCAAGGATACCGCCCTGGGTGGTACAGTCCCTCTCTTCTGTACTGGTATAGGAAGCACAAAGGCATTTCAAACTCTGGCAACCCAGATCAGAATAAAGCCAGGAATTTCCTGTGGACCAAGAGTGACAGACATGAAACAAACGCCCTTCTGACTCAGACAATGAGTTGGTTTAGAAAACTGTTTACAAACTCTGAGAGTTGAGAAGTTAAGTTTGATTTTTTGTTACTGTTATTGCTtgtttttgtatgtatatgtatgtatgaatcTATGTATCTAGAGTCTCTGTAAAAGTATTTGGGCCACAAAGATAGAGCAGACCGCAGGGTACAAAGCCTAGGGGTTAGAGCTGTTACTTTGAGGTCTGGTCAACCTGTCTTCTCATTCCCTAATTAGCCATCTTTAAATAGTGCTTACCTCACCAATCTATCTCTCATTATATACTGATTT
This window harbors:
- the LOC137774084 gene encoding butyrophilin-like protein 1; translated protein: MAGFPSFLPAGFLPTLLLLQVSTWCSPVSGFSVKGPAQPIMVLLGADASLPCQLSPEQSAAHMQIRWYRAQLSSTVLVYQNGQEQGGEQMLEYRGRTELVGDSIGKGAVALLIQHIRASDDGQYRCHFKDGHISQEAIVELRVIGLGSAPHVYMMGPEDRGIRVLCSSGGWFPKPRVQWRDMVGVKLPSVSESQTQDGDGLFHVEASLVVTDSSLDNVTCSIQNPFSGQEKVSAIFLPEPFFPRTSPWKTALAGTLPLLVLLLVGISYTGWREHKAKEREVKKKQEESHETEKMKREKEVALRVKMNLKAELERRKALYNEDWKKALLYPDWRKEHFQPALVTLNHESFHQNNSDPEREEDVREETRVLLCNKQGDCNLIKLDQKEFTSGRHYWEVDIEDTDEWTLGIYEKPTESSGLLSHLPQRKFSVLEKKGREYRALTCSPQNIFLEEPLLIEKCPRKIVIFLDYEDSDISFYNMTDGTHIFSFTQAKFSGSLYPYFKLKSVELSPSVQY